The Labilibaculum sp. sequence ATGTATCGAACGATTAAGTTTTACAAATACGTAACTGTATTATTTCTAGGTGCAATTAATTTATGGTTATTTGATGTGGAAGCGCAAGAAAAGAAGAATGAATTAGGTTCAGGTGCATTTTCATCTTACGACAAGGTGTTTAATGGAAATATTCAGGATGTTAATCTGGAAGATTATTCCGAGGGTCCTCATTTTTTCTGGCTCGACGATAAAACAGTGAAGTTGTGGTATATCAATCATGAAAAAGAAGGAAATACCATTGATATCCGGGAGAAGAAAATAAAGATTAAAGGCGATTTGGTAGTTGTTAAAGGACAAAAAGGTGATCGAAATGAGTATTGGCTCCGAAAAGGAAACTATCCAATTCAAAGTGCAGAATACTCAGGAGTGACAAAACTGTTGGCAATTGGCGATGTGCATGGAGAATATGATGTAATGGTAGAATTATTGCAGAATATTGGAGTAATTAATGAAAATCTAGATTGGAATTGGGGGGATGGACATGTCGTTTTTATTGGAGATATTTTTGATCGTGGAGATAAGGTCACTGAAAGTCTGTATTTAATCAAGAAGTTACAGCGGCAAGCACTTGAAAACAAGGGAAAACTGCATTTATTGTTAGGGAATCACGAAATAATGGTTTTGATGAACGATTCCCGTTATGTTGCTCCAAAGTATAAGAATATGTGCCAAAGGCTAATGTTTAATTATCCACGGTTTTTTTATGCAGATACGGAATTGGGAAAATGGCTGCGATCATTAAATTCCGTAGTTAAAATTAATGATTTGCTATTTGTTCATGGTGGCTTGTCGCCTGATTTAGTTGATAGAGGGCTTAGTTTGGAGCAAATAAATAATGACATTCGAAATAGTTTAAGTTCAGACAACGAGATGACACATGAAGAATTAATGAAGACTATTTATTTTCCTGAAAATCCTTTGTGGTATAGAGGTTATCTGATGAAATCAAGAAGTTATTCAATCATTAATAATGAGGAATTAAATAAAGTGCTTTCTTATTATGATGTAAATCGAATTTTTTTCGGGCATACAGAGGTTGAATCTATTCGTTTTTTACACGATGATAAAGTTGTTGCGATAAATGTACCAATGGGATATTCGGAAATTGAACCTCAGGTAATGTTAATTGAAAATGGAAAGTACTATCGTTGTTTTTCAGATGGAAGAAGAGAGTTAGTTGAATAATGCTTTTATAAAACAATGCAATGAGTAAGCTGTCAAATACAATTGAATTAAAAAATAATACCAGGAAATGGTTTTTCACAAAAGCTATCATAATTTTATTGTTGTTTCTCTGTTTGGTTCCTGTTAGTGCTATTTCCAAAAAGGATAGGGATAGTTTGTTGAAATTACCATTGTTTAAAAATGAAAAACTTCTTGAGTTCGAATTAAAAACAAATTTGTCAAGTCTTCTAAATGATATTAGTGAGGATCGCAAGTATCATAAATCTGAATTGCAGCTTATTGAGAATGACAAGCAGATAGGGGATAGAATCGATGTTGAAGTAATGACCCGCGGAAATTTTCGAAGGAGAAAACAAAATTGTGATTTTCCACCATTACGATTTAAGCTCCCGGTAGAAAGGATGGTAGGTACCGAGTTC is a genomic window containing:
- a CDS encoding metallophosphoesterase, whose product is MYRTIKFYKYVTVLFLGAINLWLFDVEAQEKKNELGSGAFSSYDKVFNGNIQDVNLEDYSEGPHFFWLDDKTVKLWYINHEKEGNTIDIREKKIKIKGDLVVVKGQKGDRNEYWLRKGNYPIQSAEYSGVTKLLAIGDVHGEYDVMVELLQNIGVINENLDWNWGDGHVVFIGDIFDRGDKVTESLYLIKKLQRQALENKGKLHLLLGNHEIMVLMNDSRYVAPKYKNMCQRLMFNYPRFFYADTELGKWLRSLNSVVKINDLLFVHGGLSPDLVDRGLSLEQINNDIRNSLSSDNEMTHEELMKTIYFPENPLWYRGYLMKSRSYSIINNEELNKVLSYYDVNRIFFGHTEVESIRFLHDDKVVAINVPMGYSEIEPQVMLIENGKYYRCFSDGRRELVE